ATTTAAGAATAAAGCTGTGTTCTTTTAAACCTGGAATGCCAAAATACTCGGTCTCACTGCCAAGTGCAACAACTAAATAATCATACGAAAGTTCCTGCTGCGATAAACGGACACGCTTCTCTTTCGGGTCGATAGATTCGACATGGTCTTTGATAAGCGTAATGTATTTATTGCGGATGACCGGCTCGATCATAATTCTGGCAGATGTGTCGCTTTTCGCGCCTGCACCTAATTCATGCAATTGTGTTACCAATTGATGATAGTTATGTTTATTGACCAAAATGACTTCTGTATCTTCCGGTGTAGCATTTTTCCGAAGTTCCAATGCAGTTACCAGCCCGGCATAGCCCGCTCCCAAAATAACAACTCGTTTTGGCATGATGTACGTTCACCCTCTTGTGTATATTTTCACAATCTATTCAAAATAATAGCAGGAAATTCAACAAAGTCAATCGTATATTGCTTTTTTATGTCAAATATTCTACATATATTTAACTATCTAGTTTGCCTGTCTAGGATTCTATTTTTTTACATGTTATAATAAATTTTTACATATTATTATACTATACTGTTCACTGCTATTTTTCTTATCTCCTCGATTCATCGTATTCCGATACTTTCAACGTTCAAAGCAGGCGCAACGGATGCCTATTTCCGCATCATGACGTACTTTCAAATACATGTTTGTCTTACAACGACACCTGAATGGAAACGGAGGTTTCAAATGCTCGACGCACATTTGCACGTGTTTCTCACAGTGGCAGAAAAAAGAAATTTTTCCAGAGCAGCCGAATTTCTGAATTTGACCCAGCCTGCCATCAGCCAGCAGATTCAAACATTAGAAGAGTATTACGGGGCGAAACTGTTTGAACGTACAAACAAACGTGTCGAGCTTACGCAAGCAGGCCATGTTTTAGTGCCATACGCACAAAAAATCATGGAAACACACCATCATGCCTTGCAAGCGGTCAATGATTTGACCGGGCAAGTAACCGGCAAACTTACCATTGGTGCCAGCCTGACCATTGGCGAGTATATTTTGCCAAAACTCCTTGCGAATTTTTCTGGAAATTATCCAAAGGTCGAGCCGACTGTGAAGATTGGCAACACGGAAGTAATCGCAGAGCATATGCTGTCTGGCACCATTGATTTGGGATTGATTGAAGGCCCTATTCATAACAAGCATCTGCATGTTGTTCCATTTCTCGAGGATGAAATGTTGCTGATTGTACCTGCCAACCACATGTTGAACAGGTATACGGAAGTGGAAGTGGATGATGTAGCAAACGAAACGTTTCTACTGCGCGAAGCTGGCTCCGGCACCCGCTTTGCAATGGAGGAATTATTGCATGATTTATCGATTCAGCCAAAACGGGTGATCCAATTAGGAAGTCTGCAGTCGATCAAAGAAGGAGTGGAAGCGGGGCTTGGCATCTCCTTCTTATCCAAATGGACCATTCAGAAAGAAATTCAATTGCAATCGATTCATCCGGTTCGAATCAAAGGTGTCAGACTGAAACGACAATTCTCTTTGTTAAATCGCAAAGGACAGTTTGCATCAAGAGCTGTCACGGAATTTATGAGAGTTGTACAGGAAACCAAATGGGAAGAAGAAAAATAACATCCAAAAAGATCAACTTGCGCTCTGCCGACGAGGCTTGTAAAGTTAAGAAGATGTAAAGAATTCGTAAATTAAGAGGGGTCAATTATGAGACATACACTGCACAAGGTCTTTCGTTCCCTATGGTTTTTGGAACTTTATGAAATCATCGGAATTGTGGTAACGATTATTGCCGTCATTGCTTTTTTTACAACCGGAACACAGTTGGATCAAATGCGGGGGATTCCCGGTTATCATTGGCAGCCCGTGATTTGGGTATATAACGTATACAAGACGTTTATACCGAAATCGATCGTTTTTGGAATGATTTTTTTATTCCTGTTCTTTCTTGTCGCCAAGCGACCGATGCGCCAATTTCCACAAATGATCGGCACAATCGTACGCGTCTTCTTGCCATTTTGTCTGCTTTTGGCCGTGTATCGCACATTGCAATTTTTTATTCCTTTGTATGATCCTCATGACAAGGATAATCTGTTGCTTCGAATCGACCATTGGATGTTCGGCGTTCAGCCTTCCATTTGGCTGCAGACCTATATTCGTCCGTGGCTGACAGATTATATGAGCTTTGTATATGCAAGCTGGTTCCCGTTGATTTTCATTACGATCGTGGCATTGTTGATCAAGAGCCGCAAAGGAGTTTCAGAATTTATTGCGACTTCTTTAATTACGTTTTATATCGGGTACGGGACATTTGTCATTGTGCCGGCCATCGGACCCGTATACACCCTTGCGAATCGATACCATGTGGAATTGAACGGGACGATTATTTCTGTCATTCAAAACACCATCGATACGAATATGACGATTGCCAGAGACTGTTTTCCGAGTCTTCATACAGGCATCAGCATCGTCATGCTTGTTTTCATTTACCGATACTGGCGGCCATTGGCATGGGTATATGGTCCGCTCGTCATCAGCATTATTGCGTCGACCATTTATCTGCGTGCACATTATGTCATTGATGTAATTGCCGGATTGCTTTTATCCGGAATCACCGTTGTCGTTTGTCCGAAATTGGTAACCGCGTGGGATCTGTACCGAAACCGAAAAGTTCAAGCCCAAGTCCAACTGACAGACGTTCCAGAACCGCATCCGGCTGTGCAAACTGCAAAAGTCGACCCTTATAACAGCCTAAATGTATAATTTTGTAACACTTTTGACATAAAATTAAAAAAATCTATAAATTATGCGACACAATAAAAAATTGCAAGTTGAAAAGGTGAGACTTTATATTATATGATAGTTGCGTAGTAACTATTTTTCGAAGGAGGAATTGTTGTGGCATTTGTCATTACTTCACCATGTATTGGCGAAAAAGCAGCCGACTGTGTTGAAACATGCCCAGTAGACGCAATTCATGAAGGTGAAGAGCAATATTTCATCGATCCTGATACATGCATCGATTGCGGTGCTTGCGAAGCGGTTTGCCCAGTTTCTGCTATTTTCCAAGAAGATTTTGTACCGGAAGAAGAAAAAGATTTTATCGCTAAAAACCGCGACTTCTTCAATAAGTAATCAAAATCTGGAATTCTAATTCATATGCCTACATAAACGTAGGACAGGTACTCCCCGTTCCTGTAAAAACAATGAGCTACGATAATGAATCGTAGCTTTTTTATTGTATGAAAATCCACGGCTTTTTTCATACTATAAGTGCTGCTACTTTTTGAACATCCTCTATAAGTGCGTGTTCAAAAAGTGGTCAAGTAAGACACAAGGAGTGTGAAGCCGAAGCACGAAAAGGCGGCGGAGTGTACGTTTTTGGTACATGAGTAAGACTTTTTGGGATTCGGCAAAGCAATCCGCCGTGGAGTTTTGACTACTTTTTGAACATCCTCTATAAAGGAATGTGGAAAAGCCCGATTACTGGGGGAGTGAATACCTGTGGATCAAGAAGCAATGCGCAAACATATCCAAGAATATGTCCTGCAATCCTATCGCCAGGGAACATCGTTTGCAACAGCCTTTGATATCGCTGCTACACTAAATGTCCCGGTAACCCTTGTCGATCAGGCGTTACATGGGTTTCGATTGCCGGATGGCACAATGGCGCCTTATGACTCCGCTACAGAATTCTAACGAATGCAATTTTAGTGTCTCTCCTTTTCAAACCGAATACAAGCGCTGCGGGAGGCCATGCTTGCGGTCTCCTTTATTCGCCTTTACAAGCTCCTGCTTTACACATCATCCTTCAAAATAATAAAACATCAGGATTTGACCGATTTTGTGCAACACAATAGTAGACGATCATAACACATGTATACTACAATGTCATAAGTCGAAGGATGAAACCGATATTATGTGAGGAAGTTAGGAGATCTGCGAAATGAATGATTTGGGTGTTACGTTAAAATATACGATTCGGCTTTTGCTCCACCCTATACTGACAGTGGAACAAATCATCAGGGAACGAAATTCCCGTGCATCTTACTATGCAGTTTGGCTGGCGCTGCTTGCCATGATCATCAACAGCGTGTTGCTGTTTCAATCGGCAGCAGGACCTTTTCACAGGATTGGTTTATCCGGTTCCACAATTGCGATTCTGCGTTTTGTCATTGTGTTTTTTACTGTACCAATCTCATTCTTTGTCGGGAGATTTTTCTTTCTGGCATTTACCAAGGGTGGTCTCCGTGTTCTAAAACGCAAAACCTATCCCAAAGACCCGACGGAACGCATGGAAAAAAGCAATCTATTGAAGCTTGTATACCCGTATTATTACGTGCCGATCGCCATCGAAATGTTGCTTTTATTGGTTAACTACCCTGGCTCTGGTGCTTATCAAGCAACTTTGAATGTTCTGTTCGGTCTATATTCGTTACTTATACAAATTGTATCCATTAAGCGAATCTATCATGTCTCGGGTATCGTTGCATTTTTTGCGCCGGCCATTGTTGTCCTGCTCGCTTGCGTCATCCTTTTCCTGATCTGGTTGGGAACGACCGGATCGATCCACATTTTATCGAATTTCACATAAGGAATCCATCGAAACGAAGTTAGCATCAGAAAACGATGGACATAAGAAAACAGCCCTGTTTCATAAGAGTACAGGGCTGTTTGTCTGCTGCTTCTATATGACTCACACAGCGTTTTGAGCCGATAGCGAACCGATTCCAGTTTCACTTTACAGAGAACTAAAAAGAAAAATCCCGATTCCCACAATAAAGCAATAGTAAGCAAAAGGCTTCATCGCTTGCACTTCATGCTGTTTAAACCACTTCATCAAAAAAGCTGTACTTAAATATGCTGCAATCCCGGCCAAAACACCGCCAAGAATTGCACTTGACAACAATCCGTGGCTGCCGTGAAAAAGCTTTGGGACTTCTTTCAACGCAGCAGCGCCGATCAGGGGTGTCGCCAGCAAAAACGTAAAGCGGGCAGCCGCATCGTAACTCAAACCGTTCATGAGCGCTCCAACGATTGTGACGCCAGAGCGAGAGAATCCGGGAATGAGTGCCAATGCCTGGCACATGCCAACCAATACGGCGCGGCCATATGATAATTGATGCAATTCCAAACCATGACCGGAATATCTTGCCCGTTTTCTTCTCCTGCGCAATGAGTCTCCATAAAGCAAAACAAAGGCGTTGACAATCAAGAAAAATGCAGCAACTTTACCGGACGAAAAAAGACCTGCCAACTTCTTCTCGAGCAGAAGCCCCAACAGACCAGCCGGTATGGTGCCGACAATCACCAGGAAAAACGTCTTGCGATCCTCTTGGCGATCCGGGCGGAATGGAGATTGAAAGAAATGAATCCAATCTTTTAAAAAGTACAAAAACAAAGCAGTAGCCGTTCCCAAATGCAGCATGACAACAAACGGAAGAAAGTTCGGATCCTTCAGGATATCTTTCCAATGGAATAATGTAGGGACAAAAATTCCATGTGCTACGCTGCTCACCGGGAACAATTCCGTGATACCTTGTACGATTGCGAAAACGATCACTTGCAAAAATGACATTGAAACGTTCCTCTCTCTTTCCTATGATCTTTTTCTATCAATCAGTAGTTTATCACAGAATTGTTAAGATTATATCAATATTCTTGCAGTATTTTGAGACAACCTACATATTTCTGCGGTATTGTCCGCCTACTTCATATAATGCATGAGTGATTTGCCCCAGACTCGCGTACTGAACTGTTTCCATCAGCGCTGCAAAAACATTCCCGCCCTGTTTTGCCGTTTCTTGCAAACGTGCCAACGCCATCGGCGCTTGTTCCCGATAACGATTGTGAAACTCTGCAAGGGAACGAATCTGCTGTTCTTTTTCTTCCTTTGTTGCCCGCGCCAATTGGATTTCCTTTTGTTGCTGAAAGCTTTCTTCCGGATTGATAAACATATTTACGCCAATGATCGGCAATTCTCCGGAATGCTTTTGCAATTCATAATACATCGATTCATCCTGTATTTTTCCTCTCTGATATTGGGTTTCCATGGCTCCCAACACGCCGCCGCGGTCATTTAATCGCATAAACTCTTCCAAAACGGCTGCTTCGACCAAATCTGTCAATTCTTCGACGATGAATGAACCTTGCAATGCGTTTTCATTTTTTGCGAGACCAAACTCTTTGGTAATAATCATCTGAATCGCCATCGCACGGCGAACCGACTCTTCTGTCGGCGTCGTGATCGCTTCATCATATGCATTTGTATGAAGGGAATTGCAGTTGTCATAAATGGCTAAAAGCGCTTGCAATGTCGTTCGGATATCGTTGAACTGTATTTCTTGCGCATGCAAGGAACGTCCCGATGTCTGAATATGATATTTCAGTTTTTGGCTGCGTTCATTGCCGCCATACCGATGTTTAATGACGATCGCCCAAATTCTTCTCGCCACTCGCCCAAGCACGGTGTATTCAGGATCCATCCCGTTGCTGAAGAAAAAGGATAAATTCGGGGCAAAATCGTCGATCTGCATGCCCCGGCTCAGGTAATATTCCACGTACGTAAATGCATTGGCCAGTGTAAAAGCAAGTTGTGAAATCGGATTGGCCCCCGCTTCGGCAATATGATAGCCGCTGATACTGACAGAGTAATAATTTCGCACGTTATGTTCAACAAAATACTCTTGGATATCTCCCATCATCCGCAGTGCGAAATCGGTGGAGAATATGCAGGTGTTTTGTCCCTGATCCTCTTTTAAAATATCTGCTTGCACCGTTCCGCGAACCATCTGCAATGTACGCGCCTGAATCCGCTTTTGTTCTTCTTCCGTCGGATAGCGTCCTTCATTTTCCGAAAACCGTTCGACCTGTTGATCAATCGCCGTATTCATGAACATGGCAAGCAGAATCGGTGCAGGTCCATTAATTGTCATGGAAACGCTTGTAGATGGGTGACACAGATCAAAACCGGCATACAGCTTTTTCATGTCATCCAATGTACAAATACTGACACCGCTTTCTCCAACTTTTCCGTAAATATCCGGGCGCTTGGAAGGATTTTCGCCATAGAGTGTCACGCTGTCAAATGCGGTGCTTAACCGTTTCGCAGAATCGTTTTGGGATAAAAAATGAAAGCGGCGATTCGTGCGCTCCGGCGTCCCTTCCCCTGCGAATTGGCGCTTTGGGTCTTCTTCCGCCCGTTTCAAAGGAAATACGCCTGCTGTATAGGGAAATTCCCCAGGTACGTTTTCCAACAGGCTCCACCTAACAATTTCTCCAAAATCTTTGTATTTGGGCAGACATACTTTAGGAATTCTCGTACCCGATAATGACACCGTATACAAATCGGTGCGAATCTCTTTGTCCCGAACCTTAGTCACCAATTGATCTTGTTGATACCGAAAGGATTTCTGCTCCCATCCTTCGATGATCCCAATCACATCGCTGTTCAATTGCTCTTTGACAGAACCGATCGCTTGTTCCATGACTTCTTGGATATTTGCACGATCACCATCCATGCTTTCAAATGTTTGCAAATAGGCGAAACTGCCCTGTAACTGAAACAGTTTTCTGGCAAGCTCACTTTGCTTTTCTGCAAATTTGCGATGTTGTCGGGCCGTATCTACAATTTGAGCCAGATAGTGTACTCGTTCGGGAGCCAAAATTCCTCTTTTTTGAACCGGCTCTGTATTTGCTTCTACATGACACTCCCAATGCCGCTTCATTTTTCGATTGATCGTGTCGATCAAAGCCCGGTACAAAACATTTGTTCCAGGATCGTGAAATTGACTGGCGATCGTTCCATAAATGGGCAGGTGTTCATCCGCCACATGAAAACAATTGTGATTGCGCTTGTATTGCTTCCGCACTTCCCGCAACGCATCCGCCGAACCTTTGCGATCAAACTTATTGATCACGATCAGATCCGCATAATCCAGCATATCGATCTTTTCAAGCTGAGAAGGTGCGCCAAACTCGCTTGTCATCACATACATACTGACATCGCTGATGTTTACGATCTCCGCATCTCCTTGACCAATCCCTGACGTTTCGACAATGATCAAATCAAAACCGGCATGTTTTACCACGGCAATCGCATCTTGAATGGCTGCGCTCAACTCCGTTTTTGAACCGCGAGTCCCCAGACTGCGCATATACACACGCGGGTTATGAATCGAATTCATGCGGATCCGGTCTCCCAATAACGCCCCCCCGGTGCGCTGCTTTGTCGGATCGATCGAAAGGATCGCAATCGATTTTTCTTTTTGGTCATACAAAAAACGGCGTATGATTTCATCGGTCAGCGAAGATTTTCCGGCTCCTCCTGTTCCTGTAACGCCCACAACGACTCCCTGACCGGACTTGCCGAGCGGTAATGTTGCCATATCATCCGATTTATTTTCCATATATGTAATACATTGCGCAATCGTTTTGTTATGACCCACCTGCAATGTATCGAATCGGGTATCCTGGATTCCAGTGACTGTTGGAAAGTCACAACGTTCGATGATGTCATTAATCATTCCTTGCAACCCCAGTTCACGACCGTCATCCGGCGAATAGACGCGGGCAATCCCATACTCCTCCAGTTCTTTTATTTCTCGCGGGACGATCACTCCGCCGCCGCCGCCAAAAATTAAAATATGTCCACAATCTCGTTCCTGCAACAAGTCGTACATATATTTGAAATATTCCATATGACCACCCTGGTAGGAACTGACGGCAATCCCTTGAACATCTTCCTGAATTGCTACACTTACCACTTCTTCTGCAGACCGATTATGACCCAGGTGGATCACTTCCGCTCCGGACGCTTGCAGCATCCGGCGCATAATATTTATGGAAGCGTCATGACCATCAAATAGGCTGGAAGCAGTA
Above is a window of Fodinisporobacter ferrooxydans DNA encoding:
- a CDS encoding selenium metabolism-associated LysR family transcriptional regulator, translated to MLDAHLHVFLTVAEKRNFSRAAEFLNLTQPAISQQIQTLEEYYGAKLFERTNKRVELTQAGHVLVPYAQKIMETHHHALQAVNDLTGQVTGKLTIGASLTIGEYILPKLLANFSGNYPKVEPTVKIGNTEVIAEHMLSGTIDLGLIEGPIHNKHLHVVPFLEDEMLLIVPANHMLNRYTEVEVDDVANETFLLREAGSGTRFAMEELLHDLSIQPKRVIQLGSLQSIKEGVEAGLGISFLSKWTIQKEIQLQSIHPVRIKGVRLKRQFSLLNRKGQFASRAVTEFMRVVQETKWEEEK
- a CDS encoding phosphatase PAP2 family protein, whose protein sequence is MRHTLHKVFRSLWFLELYEIIGIVVTIIAVIAFFTTGTQLDQMRGIPGYHWQPVIWVYNVYKTFIPKSIVFGMIFLFLFFLVAKRPMRQFPQMIGTIVRVFLPFCLLLAVYRTLQFFIPLYDPHDKDNLLLRIDHWMFGVQPSIWLQTYIRPWLTDYMSFVYASWFPLIFITIVALLIKSRKGVSEFIATSLITFYIGYGTFVIVPAIGPVYTLANRYHVELNGTIISVIQNTIDTNMTIARDCFPSLHTGISIVMLVFIYRYWRPLAWVYGPLVISIIASTIYLRAHYVIDVIAGLLLSGITVVVCPKLVTAWDLYRNRKVQAQVQLTDVPEPHPAVQTAKVDPYNSLNV
- a CDS encoding indolepyruvate ferredoxin oxidoreductase subunit alpha gives rise to the protein MAFVITSPCIGEKAADCVETCPVDAIHEGEEQYFIDPDTCIDCGACEAVCPVSAIFQEDFVPEEEKDFIAKNRDFFNK
- a CDS encoding undecaprenyl-diphosphate phosphatase; its protein translation is MSFLQVIVFAIVQGITELFPVSSVAHGIFVPTLFHWKDILKDPNFLPFVVMLHLGTATALFLYFLKDWIHFFQSPFRPDRQEDRKTFFLVIVGTIPAGLLGLLLEKKLAGLFSSGKVAAFFLIVNAFVLLYGDSLRRRRKRARYSGHGLELHQLSYGRAVLVGMCQALALIPGFSRSGVTIVGALMNGLSYDAAARFTFLLATPLIGAAALKEVPKLFHGSHGLLSSAILGGVLAGIAAYLSTAFLMKWFKQHEVQAMKPFAYYCFIVGIGIFLFSSL
- the icmF gene encoding fused isobutyryl-CoA mutase/GTPase IcmF: MPSNTVYFPKNKIRIVTASSLFDGHDASINIMRRMLQASGAEVIHLGHNRSAEEVVSVAIQEDVQGIAVSSYQGGHMEYFKYMYDLLQERDCGHILIFGGGGGVIVPREIKELEEYGIARVYSPDDGRELGLQGMINDIIERCDFPTVTGIQDTRFDTLQVGHNKTIAQCITYMENKSDDMATLPLGKSGQGVVVGVTGTGGAGKSSLTDEIIRRFLYDQKEKSIAILSIDPTKQRTGGALLGDRIRMNSIHNPRVYMRSLGTRGSKTELSAAIQDAIAVVKHAGFDLIIVETSGIGQGDAEIVNISDVSMYVMTSEFGAPSQLEKIDMLDYADLIVINKFDRKGSADALREVRKQYKRNHNCFHVADEHLPIYGTIASQFHDPGTNVLYRALIDTINRKMKRHWECHVEANTEPVQKRGILAPERVHYLAQIVDTARQHRKFAEKQSELARKLFQLQGSFAYLQTFESMDGDRANIQEVMEQAIGSVKEQLNSDVIGIIEGWEQKSFRYQQDQLVTKVRDKEIRTDLYTVSLSGTRIPKVCLPKYKDFGEIVRWSLLENVPGEFPYTAGVFPLKRAEEDPKRQFAGEGTPERTNRRFHFLSQNDSAKRLSTAFDSVTLYGENPSKRPDIYGKVGESGVSICTLDDMKKLYAGFDLCHPSTSVSMTINGPAPILLAMFMNTAIDQQVERFSENEGRYPTEEEQKRIQARTLQMVRGTVQADILKEDQGQNTCIFSTDFALRMMGDIQEYFVEHNVRNYYSVSISGYHIAEAGANPISQLAFTLANAFTYVEYYLSRGMQIDDFAPNLSFFFSNGMDPEYTVLGRVARRIWAIVIKHRYGGNERSQKLKYHIQTSGRSLHAQEIQFNDIRTTLQALLAIYDNCNSLHTNAYDEAITTPTEESVRRAMAIQMIITKEFGLAKNENALQGSFIVEELTDLVEAAVLEEFMRLNDRGGVLGAMETQYQRGKIQDESMYYELQKHSGELPIIGVNMFINPEESFQQQKEIQLARATKEEKEQQIRSLAEFHNRYREQAPMALARLQETAKQGGNVFAALMETVQYASLGQITHALYEVGGQYRRNM